Proteins encoded together in one Quercus lobata isolate SW786 chromosome 3, ValleyOak3.0 Primary Assembly, whole genome shotgun sequence window:
- the LOC115982579 gene encoding probable nucleoredoxin 1, with product MAGEENVTEILINDEAHDFRSILSSSERDFLVRNNGDQVKIESLNGKKLALYFSASWCGPCRRFTPILIEVYNELSSKGDFEVIFVSGDEDEESFKGYFSKMPWLAIPFSDSETRDRLDELFKVRGIPHCVILDEEGKVVSDNGVEIIREYGIEAYPFTQQKIKDLKDQEEAARKNQSLRSILVSSSRDFVISSDGKKVPVSELEGKTVGLYFSLFSYKACDVFTPKLDEVYEKLKAKGENFEIVLIPLEEDEESFNQGFKSLHWFALPVKDKSCQKLARYFELATLPTLVIIGPDGKTLQSNVAEAIDEHGVLAYPFTPERFTELAEVEKAKQEAQTLESILVSGDQDFVIGKDGVKIPVTDLVGKNILLYFSAHWCPPCRAFLPKLMDAYHKIKAKDDAFEVIFISSDRDQASFDEFFSGMPWLALPFGDPRKASLSRTFKVHGIPLLVAIGPSGKTVTKEARDIIMIHGADAYPFTDERLKEIEAQIEELAKGWPEKLKLKLHEEHELVLARRRIYTCDGCGEEGNVWSYYCDECDFDLHPKCAFKEEKGANDDSKEEENPHEGWNCDGETCFKV from the exons GTTAAAATTGAGAGCTTGAACGGGAAGAAGTTGGCATTGTATTTTTCAGCATCATGGTGTGGCCCCTGTCGCCGATTTACCCCAATTTTAATTGAGGTGTACAATGAACTCTCTTCAAAAGGTGATTTTGAGGTCATTTTTGTCTCGGGTGATGAAGATGAGGAGTCCTTCAAAGGGTACTTCTCCAAGATGCCATGGCTTGCAATCCCATTTTCAGATTCAGAGACACGTGATCGCTTGGATGAATTGTTTAAGGTTAGAGGCATACCCCACTGTGTAATCCTTGATGAAGAGGGGAAAGTTGTGAGTGACAATGGAGTTGAGATCATTCGGGAGTATGGAATTGAAGCGTACCCTTTCACACAACAAAAGATCAAAGATTTGAAAGATCAAGAGGAAGCAGCCAGGAAGAATCAGTCCTTGAGATCTATCTTGGTTTCCAGCTCACGTGACTTTGTCATTTCATCTGATGGAAAGAAG GTGCCTGTCTCTGAACTTGAAGGAAAGACAGTAGGTCTGTATTTCTCATTATTCTCGTACAAGGCTTGTGATGTTTTTACTCCAAAACTTgatgaggtttatgaaaaattgaaagcaaAGGGAGAGAACTTTGAGATTGTGTTGATACCACTTGAAGAGGATGAGGAATCATTCAATCAAGGCTTCAAAAGCTTGCATTGGTTTGCACTACCTGTCAAGGACAAGAGCTGTCAAAAGCTGGCTCGGTACTTTGAGCTCGCAACCCTCCCCACTTTGGTTATTATAGGGCCAGATGGGAAGACTCTTCAATCCAATGTTGCTGAAGCAATTGACGAACATGGGGTTCTGGCATACCCGTTCACGCCAGAAAGGTTCACAGAGCTTGCTGAGGTGGAGAAGGCAAAACAGGAAGCTCAAACCCTGGAGTCAATTTTGGTTTCAGGAGATCAAGATTTTGTCATTGGAAAAGATGGAGTCAAG ATTCCAGTAACAGATTTAGTGGGAAAAAACATCCTACTTTACTTCTCAGCACATTGGTGCCCTCCATGTCGCGCCTTTCTACCAAAACTTATGGATGCATACCACAAGATCAAGGCAAAGGATGATGCCTTTGAAGTGATTTTCATCTCTAGCGACAGGGACCAAGcctcttttgatgaattcttttCAGGAATGCCTTGGCTAGCGCTTCCCTTTGGTGATCCTAGGAAGGCATCCTTGAGTCGTACTTTCAAGGTCCATGGCATTCCCCTGCTTGTAGCCATTGGACCAAGTGGCAAGACTGTCACGAAAGAAGCTCGAGATATTATAATGATTCATGGGGCTGATGCTTATCCTTTTACTGATGAGCGGTTGAAGGAGATTGAGGCACAAATTGAGGAGTTGGCAAAGGGGTGGCCTGAGAAGTTGAAACTCAAACTCCATGAGGAGCACGAGCTTGTGCTTGCTCGTCGTAGGATTTATACATGTGATGGGTGTGGTGAGGAGGGAAATGTCTGGTCATATTACTGTGATGAGTGTGACTTTGATCTTCATCCAAAGTGTGccttcaaagaagaaaaaggagccAATGATGATTCCAAGGAGGAAGAAAATCCCCACGAAGGATGGAACTGCGATGGAGAAACCTGCTTCAAAGTTTAA